The Pseudomonas allokribbensis genome has a window encoding:
- a CDS encoding AraC family transcriptional regulator: MRNVSINLLDDTPRPVVAIGTDYSHGYLLPRHTHRRAQLLYGATGVMQVSTHDGNWVVPPQRAVWIPPGVAHEVLMLGVSTRSLYIEPGAVDLGERCQVISVSPLMRHLLMEAVELPLTYDLAGRDGVLIDLLLHELVRSAPLPLHIPLPSDGRLLELCQKFLHQPNAHQSPLQWADELHVSLRTFNRLFRQQTGLSFSQWRQRACVVLALARLAAGEAVTRIALDFGYDSPAAFSTMFRRILGQAPSVWLEAAN, from the coding sequence ATGCGCAATGTTTCGATCAATCTGCTGGATGACACGCCGCGCCCGGTGGTGGCGATCGGTACGGATTATTCCCACGGCTATCTGTTGCCACGTCATACGCATCGGCGGGCGCAATTGTTGTACGGCGCGACCGGGGTGATGCAGGTCAGCACTCACGATGGCAACTGGGTGGTGCCGCCGCAGCGGGCGGTATGGATTCCGCCGGGGGTGGCGCATGAGGTGTTGATGCTGGGGGTCAGCACTCGCAGTTTGTATATCGAGCCGGGGGCGGTGGATCTGGGTGAGCGTTGTCAGGTGATCAGTGTGTCGCCGTTGATGCGGCATTTGCTGATGGAGGCGGTGGAGCTGCCGCTGACCTATGACCTGGCCGGGCGCGACGGTGTGCTGATCGATTTGTTGCTGCATGAATTGGTGCGCAGTGCACCGCTGCCGTTGCATATACCGCTGCCGTCTGACGGAAGACTGCTCGAACTGTGTCAGAAATTTCTGCATCAGCCGAACGCCCATCAGTCCCCCCTGCAATGGGCGGATGAGCTGCACGTAAGCTTGCGCACCTTCAACAGACTGTTCCGTCAGCAGACCGGCCTGAGTTTCAGTCAATGGCGCCAGCGCGCCTGCGTGGTACTGGCGCTGGCACGGCTGGCGGCGGGTGAAGCGGTGACGCGGATTGCCCTGGATTTCGGCTATGACAGCCCGGCGGCGTTCTCGACGATGTTCCGCCGGATCCTCGGTCAGGCACCGTCCGTCTGGTTGGAGGCGGCGAACTAG
- a CDS encoding XRE family transcriptional regulator: protein MASSAMNLILERIALFQFTPTHCAQARGMLGWSVEQLSREAGVSVDDIQRFEAQQDVADSARLALTYRFEAQGLVFFPGFAPGCGANMRESGSVEMRGDLAMVE, encoded by the coding sequence ATGGCCTCTTCAGCGATGAACCTCATCCTCGAACGTATCGCCCTTTTCCAGTTCACCCCGACGCATTGCGCCCAGGCCCGAGGGATGTTGGGCTGGAGCGTGGAACAGCTATCGCGGGAGGCAGGGGTTTCGGTAGACGATATTCAGCGATTCGAAGCGCAGCAGGACGTGGCGGATTCGGCGCGGCTGGCGTTGACCTATCGGTTTGAGGCGCAGGGGCTGGTGTTCTTTCCGGGGTTTGCGCCGGGATGTGGGGCGAATATGAGGGAATCAGGCTCTGTTGAGATGCGCGGTGATTTGGCAATGGTCGAATAA
- a CDS encoding MBL fold metallo-hydrolase has translation MAKSISSAVSPVPEASRQAEGTFRNHAPVQREGVRKMLRIMWNMIFHKPRNTRPASAIPVQPLTRADLIAAPNHSVFRLGHSTLLLKLQDKFWITDPVFAERASPVQWAGPKRFHQPPISIDELPPIEAVILSHNHYDHLDYEAVLKLADKVNVFLTPLGVGDTLVKWGIDASKIRQFDWWQGTEVAGIRFIATPSQHFSGRGLFDGNQTLWASWVIIDGDTRIFFSGDSGYFDGFKRIGEQYGPFDLTLMETGAYNVEWPHVHMQPEETLQAHIDLKGRWLFPIHNGTFDLAMHAWHEPFDRILALAWERSVSITTPQMGEAFNLMQPQRGDAWWLEVEQEVSEKGRVACSGYKAG, from the coding sequence ATGGCCAAATCAATTTCTTCCGCGGTCAGTCCTGTACCTGAAGCTTCGCGCCAGGCAGAAGGGACGTTCCGTAACCACGCTCCAGTGCAACGTGAAGGTGTGCGCAAGATGCTGCGCATCATGTGGAACATGATCTTCCATAAGCCACGCAATACCCGTCCGGCGTCGGCCATTCCCGTGCAGCCGCTGACCCGTGCCGACCTGATCGCCGCCCCCAATCACAGCGTCTTTCGCCTCGGTCACTCGACCTTGCTGCTGAAGTTGCAAGACAAATTCTGGATCACCGACCCGGTGTTCGCCGAGCGCGCCTCGCCCGTGCAATGGGCCGGCCCGAAACGCTTCCACCAGCCACCGATCAGCATCGACGAGTTGCCACCGATCGAAGCGGTGATTCTGTCGCACAACCATTACGACCATCTCGACTACGAAGCGGTGTTGAAACTCGCGGACAAGGTCAACGTGTTCCTGACTCCGCTGGGCGTCGGTGACACGCTGGTCAAATGGGGCATCGATGCCAGCAAGATCCGCCAGTTCGACTGGTGGCAGGGCACCGAAGTCGCCGGCATCCGCTTCATCGCCACCCCGTCGCAGCACTTCTCCGGCCGTGGCCTGTTCGATGGCAACCAGACCCTGTGGGCTTCGTGGGTGATCATCGATGGCGATACACGAATCTTCTTCAGCGGCGACAGCGGCTACTTCGATGGCTTCAAACGCATCGGCGAACAATACGGCCCGTTCGACCTGACCCTGATGGAGACCGGCGCCTACAACGTCGAATGGCCCCACGTGCACATGCAACCGGAAGAAACCCTGCAAGCCCACATCGACCTCAAGGGTCGCTGGCTGTTTCCAATTCACAACGGCACGTTCGATCTGGCGATGCATGCCTGGCATGAACCGTTCGATCGCATTCTTGCACTGGCCTGGGAGCGCAGCGTTTCCATTACCACCCCGCAAATGGGCGAGGCGTTTAACCTGATGCAACCGCAACGTGGGGACGCATGGTGGTTGGAAGTGGAACAAGAGGTGTCAGAAAAAGGGCGTGTTGCCTGTAGCGGCTACAAGGCTGGGTGA
- a CDS encoding TetR/AcrR family transcriptional regulator, which produces MTAPTRLTERKREAIILAAITEFRANGFEVTSMDKIAATAGVSKRTVYNHFPSKEELFAEILNQLWARISTEQAVSYQPDQPLRDQLRTMLLAKLQMMADDNFMNLARVAIAAAIHSPERAQNMVARMGEREESVTVWIRAAQADGRLKPVDPEFAAHQVQGLLKSFAFWPQISMGQPALDNATQNAVVESALDMFLACYQL; this is translated from the coding sequence ATGACAGCTCCAACGCGCCTCACCGAACGCAAACGCGAAGCCATCATCCTGGCGGCCATCACCGAATTCCGTGCCAACGGTTTCGAAGTCACCAGCATGGACAAGATCGCGGCCACTGCCGGGGTGTCGAAGCGCACGGTGTACAACCATTTTCCGAGCAAGGAAGAGCTGTTCGCCGAAATTCTCAACCAGTTGTGGGCACGAATCAGCACCGAGCAAGCCGTGTCGTATCAGCCTGATCAACCCTTGCGCGATCAATTGCGAACGATGCTGCTGGCCAAACTGCAGATGATGGCTGACGACAATTTCATGAATCTGGCCCGTGTCGCCATCGCCGCCGCGATCCACTCGCCCGAACGCGCACAGAACATGGTGGCGCGCATGGGCGAGCGTGAGGAAAGCGTGACCGTGTGGATTCGCGCCGCTCAGGCAGACGGTCGGCTGAAACCGGTCGACCCGGAATTCGCCGCGCATCAGGTACAGGGCCTGCTCAAGTCTTTCGCCTTCTGGCCACAGATTTCCATGGGCCAGCCGGCGCTCGACAACGCAACGCAAAATGCCGTGGTCGAATCGGCGCTGGACATGTTCCTGGCCTGTTATCAGCTCTAG
- a CDS encoding diguanylate cyclase: MDNQRGKGLSFARRIYLPRAIGLGVGFFSVGAALYPLNMPAWLWALLLFNGFLWPHVAYQWSTRSAFPYRAERRNLLYDSVCGGFWTACFQFNPLTAVTILSMMTMNNVAAGGRRLFLLGALAQVIGVLLGWSVFGVKFNLTTTQTQVWACLPMLTLYPLALGMVCYQLAIKLAEHKRTLSALSRTDSLTGLLNHGAWKDLLHLKFQQCRDHNSQAILALIDIDHFKVINDSYGHIVGDAVLQQLSRELKFLLDESELAGRYGGDEFCVILPNLPLSKAEALMEQLRQALHQYRHPEVPELRVSLSIGLARFQLTCPDALDWLDDADKALYTAKHTGRNTISVALSRSSA; the protein is encoded by the coding sequence ATGGATAACCAACGCGGCAAAGGCTTGTCATTCGCCAGACGCATTTACCTGCCACGCGCCATCGGTTTGGGCGTCGGTTTCTTCAGTGTCGGCGCCGCGCTGTATCCGTTGAACATGCCGGCCTGGCTCTGGGCGCTGTTGCTGTTCAATGGATTTCTCTGGCCCCACGTCGCGTATCAATGGTCGACCCGTTCGGCTTTCCCCTACCGCGCCGAACGTCGCAACCTGCTTTATGACTCGGTGTGCGGCGGCTTCTGGACCGCGTGTTTCCAGTTCAATCCGCTGACCGCCGTGACCATTCTGTCGATGATGACCATGAACAATGTGGCCGCCGGTGGCCGGCGGTTGTTCCTGCTCGGCGCCCTCGCCCAGGTGATCGGCGTGCTGTTGGGCTGGTCGGTGTTCGGGGTCAAGTTCAACCTGACCACCACGCAAACCCAGGTCTGGGCGTGTCTGCCGATGCTGACCCTTTATCCGCTTGCACTGGGGATGGTCTGTTACCAACTGGCGATCAAACTCGCCGAACACAAACGCACCTTGAGCGCCCTGAGCCGCACCGACAGCCTCACCGGCCTGCTCAACCACGGTGCCTGGAAAGACCTGCTGCACCTCAAGTTCCAGCAGTGCCGCGACCACAACAGCCAGGCCATCCTGGCACTGATCGACATCGATCATTTCAAGGTGATCAATGACAGTTACGGGCACATCGTCGGCGATGCGGTGCTGCAACAACTGAGTCGCGAACTGAAATTCCTGCTGGATGAAAGTGAGCTGGCCGGGCGTTACGGCGGCGACGAATTCTGTGTGATCCTGCCCAACCTGCCGCTGAGCAAAGCCGAAGCCCTGATGGAGCAACTGCGCCAGGCTCTGCATCAGTACCGCCATCCCGAGGTGCCCGAGTTGCGGGTCAGCCTGAGCATCGGACTGGCGCGTTTCCAACTGACCTGCCCGGACGCCCTGGACTGGCTGGATGACGCCGACAAAGCGTTGTACACCGCCAAGCACACGGGTCGTAACACGATCAGCGTAGCGTTGAGCCGTTCCAGCGCCTGA
- a CDS encoding DUF1003 domain-containing protein: MTTEKNESAAPVDHLRFHRPHAHLNTTFGNDKFALRAEAFARFFGTPTFLGAQTLIVVLWVCLNMFGVTNFDVYPFILLNLAFSLQSAYAAPLILLAQTRQAARDKAQSDADAQHREALAVANSERQAQAAKNTAQLLELLEQNTRLTEMTKNLTERIEGLTRELHDHMRQNPQA, from the coding sequence ATGACCACCGAAAAAAACGAATCCGCCGCCCCTGTCGATCACCTGCGCTTCCACCGCCCCCACGCCCACCTCAACACAACCTTCGGCAACGACAAGTTCGCCTTGCGGGCCGAGGCGTTTGCGCGATTCTTCGGTACGCCGACCTTCCTCGGCGCGCAGACCCTGATCGTGGTGCTGTGGGTGTGTCTCAACATGTTTGGCGTCACGAACTTCGACGTCTATCCGTTCATCCTGTTGAACCTGGCGTTCAGCCTGCAATCGGCCTATGCCGCACCGCTGATTCTGCTGGCCCAGACCCGTCAGGCCGCGCGGGACAAGGCGCAATCCGACGCCGACGCGCAGCATCGCGAAGCCCTGGCCGTGGCCAATTCCGAGCGTCAGGCGCAGGCCGCAAAGAACACCGCGCAGTTGCTGGAACTGCTGGAGCAGAACACCCGGCTCACCGAAATGACCAAGAACCTCACCGAGCGCATCGAAGGCCTGACCCGCGAACTGCACGATCACATGCGCCAGAACCCGCAGGCCTGA
- a CDS encoding LysR family transcriptional regulator, translated as MLRDDAHYRLAFTHSIWAFPQVINAATHYRLDFPDLALILALVRGGSLARASQLLKVDVSTVFRAVRRLEAALGQQLFEKSRAGYLPTSLAQTLAEQAERAEQALEAARIGVEQGGEVISGTVRLTCTDSVLQGLLLPALAQFMPNYPALTIELSTSNDFANLSRRDADIALRLTRTPPEHLVGRELAKISYRVCASERYLQNVEAVDLNALTWIAPDDFLPDHPTVVWRRQHLPGVTPGYRCNSMLSVTELVRAGLGVAALPDFLITEGLRALSEPLHGYDTALWLLTRPDCRALRSVVTLFDELGRALRLP; from the coding sequence TTGTTGAGGGATGACGCTCACTATAGATTGGCGTTCACGCACTCAATATGGGCGTTTCCCCAAGTGATTAATGCAGCGACGCACTATCGACTCGACTTCCCGGATCTGGCGCTGATTCTCGCCCTGGTGCGCGGCGGCTCTCTGGCCCGGGCCTCGCAGCTACTGAAGGTCGACGTGTCGACGGTGTTTCGCGCCGTGCGCCGACTGGAAGCCGCGCTCGGTCAGCAACTGTTCGAAAAAAGCCGCGCCGGTTACCTGCCCACCAGCCTTGCGCAGACTTTGGCCGAGCAGGCCGAGCGCGCCGAGCAGGCACTGGAGGCGGCGCGAATCGGTGTGGAGCAGGGCGGCGAAGTGATCAGCGGCACGGTACGCCTGACCTGTACCGATTCAGTGCTGCAAGGTCTGCTGCTGCCGGCACTGGCGCAGTTCATGCCGAACTACCCGGCGCTGACCATCGAACTGAGCACCTCCAACGACTTTGCCAACCTCAGCCGTCGCGACGCCGACATCGCCTTGCGCCTGACGCGCACGCCACCGGAGCACCTGGTCGGACGGGAGCTGGCGAAGATTTCCTACCGGGTCTGTGCCAGCGAGCGTTATCTGCAAAATGTTGAAGCAGTCGATCTAAACGCCCTGACCTGGATTGCCCCGGATGATTTTCTACCCGATCACCCGACTGTCGTCTGGCGTCGCCAGCACTTGCCGGGCGTGACACCGGGCTATCGCTGCAACAGCATGTTGTCGGTGACGGAGCTGGTGCGTGCCGGGCTCGGCGTCGCGGCGTTACCGGACTTTCTGATCACCGAAGGCCTGCGAGCCTTGAGCGAACCGCTGCACGGTTACGACACCGCGCTCTGGCTGCTGACCCGCCCGGACTGCCGTGCGTTGCGCTCGGTGGTTACGCTGTTCGATGAACTCGGGCGGGCACTGCGTTTGCCGTGA
- a CDS encoding CTP synthase C-terminal region-related (seleno)protein, producing MESRALRIALIGDYDPQVTAHQAIPVALGLVTEHIRRPVDFEWLSTEQIHLDTPLEGFDGFWCVPASPYKSEAGALRAIRFAREQQRPFLGTCGGFQHAVLEFSRHVLGWDDAEHGETSPDSSRAVLTPLTCSLVEAVDSIHLVPGSLIVKAYETSEIREGYRCRFGVNPQFERELLTHDLHAVGHDSAGDLRAIELKNHVFFVATLFQPERAALKGLLPPLVRAFVEACAEQRA from the coding sequence ATGGAATCCAGAGCCCTGCGCATCGCCCTGATCGGTGACTACGACCCGCAAGTCACCGCCCACCAAGCCATCCCCGTCGCCCTCGGGCTTGTGACGGAACACATCCGCCGACCAGTCGATTTCGAATGGCTGTCCACGGAGCAAATCCACCTCGATACGCCGCTCGAAGGCTTCGACGGTTTCTGGTGCGTTCCGGCCAGCCCTTACAAAAGTGAGGCTGGCGCGCTGCGAGCCATCCGCTTTGCCCGCGAACAGCAGCGCCCGTTCCTCGGCACCTGCGGCGGTTTTCAACATGCGGTGCTGGAGTTTTCCCGCCACGTACTGGGCTGGGACGATGCGGAGCATGGCGAAACCTCGCCCGATTCCAGCCGCGCGGTGCTCACGCCGCTGACCTGCTCGCTGGTGGAAGCGGTGGACAGCATCCATCTGGTGCCCGGTTCGTTGATCGTCAAGGCGTACGAAACGTCCGAGATCCGTGAAGGCTATCGCTGCCGTTTTGGTGTGAATCCGCAGTTCGAACGCGAATTGCTGACCCATGACCTACATGCCGTGGGCCACGATTCGGCAGGCGATCTACGCGCCATCGAGCTGAAAAACCATGTGTTCTTTGTCGCGACGTTGTTCCAGCCGGAACGTGCGGCGCTCAAAGGTCTATTGCCACCGCTGGTGCGGGCGTTTGTCGAAGCCTGCGCGGAGCAACGGGCATGA
- a CDS encoding antibiotic biosynthesis monooxygenase family protein → MIAETPEAPYYAVIFTSTRTEGDQGYAEAAERMFELAREQPGFLGVESARGADGLGITTSYWNSEAAILAWKHHPEHQAIRERGRSTWYSACHTRVCKVERDYRFG, encoded by the coding sequence ATGATCGCCGAAACGCCAGAAGCGCCGTACTACGCGGTGATCTTCACCTCGACCCGTACCGAAGGTGATCAGGGATATGCCGAAGCTGCCGAGCGCATGTTTGAACTGGCGCGCGAGCAACCGGGATTTCTCGGCGTGGAGTCGGCCCGAGGGGCGGATGGGCTCGGGATCACGACATCCTATTGGAACAGTGAAGCAGCGATTCTGGCGTGGAAACACCATCCCGAGCACCAGGCGATTCGCGAGCGCGGACGTTCGACCTGGTACTCGGCATGTCATACGCGGGTGTGCAAAGTGGAGCGCGATTATCGATTCGGATAG
- a CDS encoding DUF2025 family protein: MRITSQLICQAADDLKGFVGLNRKTGQYIVRFSEDSFGMDVADDGIIPASEFVWAPATEQTMTLKRELIQLLLDQHIDDRINITEPLRVYMSKREVPEIVAVRSLVKG, encoded by the coding sequence ATGCGCATCACATCCCAACTCATCTGCCAGGCGGCCGACGACCTCAAGGGTTTTGTCGGCCTCAATCGCAAGACTGGCCAATACATCGTGCGTTTTAGCGAAGACTCGTTCGGCATGGACGTGGCCGATGACGGCATCATTCCCGCCAGCGAATTCGTCTGGGCACCGGCCACCGAACAGACCATGACCCTCAAGCGCGAGTTGATCCAGTTGCTGCTCGATCAGCACATCGATGACCGGATCAACATCACCGAGCCGTTGCGCGTTTACATGAGCAAGCGCGAAGTGCCGGAGATTGTGGCGGTGCGCAGTCTGGTGAAGGGCTGA
- a CDS encoding glycerophosphodiester phosphodiesterase, which translates to MPATFTKSALLLSLILGLGQAHAASQPNPVALAASEGIPHPAVIAHRGASFDAPESTAASYKLARDLGADYLEMDLQRSKDGVLFALHDNNLQRTTDVASKFPDRKDSPANAFTMAELKTLDAGSWYNKAYPDRARPSYAGLKILTLDEIIDIAQANPQHKPGLYIETKEPQLFPGIEHDLKEKLQARGLLIPAGAKQPKDATSVGAGNGKVILQTFEKNSLELLQKEMPQVPKILLLWVGEGSIEPKSKVTFADSGEKDKNTFYGKQEPKSEAEFKQWVDYAKAQGAIGTGPSAKLTHGGDQSYSDLVQPWMNKYTHDKGMLVHVYTVDEPVDYEKVMAAGVDGIFTNRASELLKFYKRPAAASVDQVLKNNGF; encoded by the coding sequence ATGCCCGCCACGTTTACCAAAAGCGCTCTGCTGCTGAGCCTGATACTCGGCCTCGGTCAGGCCCATGCTGCCAGCCAGCCAAACCCGGTTGCGCTCGCTGCCTCCGAGGGCATTCCGCACCCGGCGGTGATCGCCCACCGTGGCGCCTCCTTCGATGCACCGGAATCCACCGCAGCCTCCTACAAACTGGCCCGTGACCTCGGTGCCGATTACCTGGAAATGGACCTGCAGCGCAGCAAGGACGGCGTGCTGTTCGCCCTGCACGACAACAACCTGCAACGCACCACCGACGTCGCCAGCAAGTTCCCGGACCGCAAGGACAGCCCGGCCAACGCCTTCACCATGGCCGAACTGAAAACCCTGGATGCTGGCAGCTGGTACAACAAGGCCTACCCGGATCGCGCGCGTCCGTCCTACGCCGGCCTGAAGATTCTGACCCTGGACGAAATCATCGACATCGCCCAGGCCAACCCGCAGCACAAGCCGGGCCTGTACATCGAGACCAAGGAGCCGCAACTGTTCCCCGGCATCGAGCACGACCTGAAGGAAAAACTCCAGGCTCGCGGCCTGCTGATCCCGGCCGGCGCCAAGCAGCCAAAAGACGCCACCAGCGTCGGCGCGGGCAACGGTAAAGTGATCCTGCAAACCTTCGAGAAGAACAGCCTCGAACTGCTGCAAAAGGAAATGCCGCAGGTGCCGAAGATTCTGTTGCTGTGGGTTGGCGAAGGCAGCATCGAGCCGAAATCCAAAGTGACCTTTGCCGACTCCGGCGAGAAGGACAAGAACACGTTCTACGGCAAACAAGAGCCGAAATCCGAAGCTGAATTCAAGCAATGGGTCGACTACGCCAAGGCTCAGGGCGCCATCGGCACCGGTCCTTCGGCCAAGCTGACCCACGGTGGCGATCAGAGCTATTCGGACCTCGTGCAGCCATGGATGAACAAGTACACCCATGACAAAGGAATGCTGGTGCACGTCTACACCGTCGATGAGCCGGTGGACTACGAGAAAGTCATGGCTGCCGGCGTCGACGGCATCTTCACCAACCGTGCCAGCGAACTGCTGAAGTTCTACAAACGCCCGGCCGCCGCCAGTGTGGATCAGGTGTTGAAGAACAACGGTTTCTGA
- a CDS encoding helix-turn-helix transcriptional regulator — protein MQPDTPWTGRLWLGHDYGLIHGMSGRTAPHSHYAHQLILAPDRPLTVLVEGTPVTTSRLLITSQTRHAIVEAPDPVFTVYAEPLRFEAQALRDLLFDNELSLTALNHAIGQCPRRELSDPRIERALATVDASLSSKVAASAVADSAHVSMSQLQRLFVSQVGLPVRRLVLWRRLRLAMALIIAGSPVTDAAHDAGFADSAHFSRSLKKLFGVTARQALQHIELRLLD, from the coding sequence ATGCAACCGGACACCCCGTGGACAGGCCGCCTCTGGCTGGGGCACGACTATGGCCTGATCCACGGGATGTCGGGGCGCACTGCGCCCCACTCCCACTACGCTCACCAACTGATTCTTGCGCCTGACCGGCCGTTGACTGTTCTGGTCGAGGGTACACCCGTCACCACTTCCCGCCTGCTGATTACGTCCCAGACTCGTCATGCGATTGTCGAGGCGCCGGACCCTGTGTTCACCGTGTACGCCGAACCGCTGCGATTTGAGGCTCAGGCGTTGCGCGATCTGCTGTTCGACAATGAGTTGTCGCTGACGGCACTGAATCACGCCATTGGCCAATGCCCCCGCCGCGAGCTGAGCGATCCGCGAATCGAACGCGCCCTCGCCACTGTCGATGCCTCGCTGTCGAGTAAAGTTGCCGCCAGTGCCGTGGCCGATTCCGCCCACGTGTCCATGAGCCAGTTGCAACGGTTGTTCGTCAGCCAGGTCGGCCTGCCCGTGCGGCGACTGGTGTTGTGGCGCCGGTTGCGACTGGCGATGGCTTTAATAATCGCCGGCAGCCCGGTAACCGACGCCGCCCACGACGCCGGGTTTGCCGATTCCGCGCACTTTTCCCGCAGCCTGAAAAAACTCTTCGGCGTCACCGCCCGCCAAGCGTTGCAACACATCGAATTGCGTCTGCTGGACTGA
- a CDS encoding sterol desaturase family protein, producing MKRIFSWLYAPLFWLGFIGGGIGLAGHSLLWLLPLFAVALAVSFAAEWLLPYEMNWNRPTGDRRRDMLHALINEALNALGLLALPGLVTLIAIDGAWPSSWPLWLQVGLAIFIADAGVSLMHYASHRVPWMWRLHAIHHSVERLYGFNGLMKHPLHQLLEATAGLLPLLVLGIPSEVAVLLAFAIAIQLLLQHSNLDMRVGPMRWIFAWAPLHRFHHMKYGRAGDVNFGLFFTLWDWLLGTGFYTENYRIGAGDLGIGSRPDFPRDYVAQLLDPFEPATLGKEPKVPDGLRR from the coding sequence ATGAAACGCATCTTTTCGTGGTTGTATGCGCCGTTGTTCTGGCTTGGATTCATCGGCGGCGGGATTGGGTTGGCGGGGCATTCGCTACTGTGGTTGTTGCCGTTGTTTGCTGTGGCGTTGGCGGTGTCGTTCGCGGCCGAATGGCTGCTGCCTTATGAAATGAACTGGAACCGCCCGACCGGCGATCGCCGTCGCGACATGCTCCACGCGTTGATCAACGAAGCGTTGAACGCCCTCGGCCTGCTGGCATTGCCGGGGCTGGTGACGCTGATTGCGATTGACGGTGCTTGGCCGTCGAGCTGGCCACTGTGGCTACAAGTCGGCCTGGCGATTTTCATTGCCGATGCGGGCGTGAGCCTGATGCACTACGCCAGCCATCGCGTGCCGTGGATGTGGCGGCTGCACGCGATTCATCACAGCGTCGAACGGCTCTACGGGTTCAACGGTTTGATGAAGCATCCGCTGCATCAATTGCTGGAGGCGACGGCGGGGCTGCTGCCGTTGCTGGTGCTGGGCATTCCGTCCGAGGTCGCGGTGTTGTTGGCATTCGCCATTGCGATCCAGCTGTTGCTGCAGCATTCGAACCTCGACATGCGCGTTGGCCCGATGCGCTGGATCTTCGCCTGGGCGCCGCTGCACCGTTTTCATCACATGAAGTACGGGCGCGCCGGTGACGTCAATTTCGGGCTGTTCTTTACCCTCTGGGACTGGCTGCTGGGCACCGGTTTTTACACGGAGAATTACCGGATCGGCGCGGGCGATCTGGGCATTGGCAGTCGTCCGGACTTTCCACGGGACTATGTGGCGCAGTTGCTCGATCCGTTCGAACCGGCAACGCTGGGCAAGGAACCGAAAGTGCCGGACGGCCTGCGACGTTGA
- a CDS encoding PepSY domain-containing protein, whose product MKTLTALFTAAALTLTAGLAQADVRVDQIPELVKSGKIKPLEELNKIALALHPGATIVDTDLDNHFNGYEYEVELRTADGKEWDVDLDAATGKVLSNKQDH is encoded by the coding sequence ATGAAAACCCTGACTGCCCTGTTTACCGCTGCCGCCCTGACCCTCACCGCTGGCTTGGCCCAGGCTGACGTTCGCGTCGATCAGATCCCTGAGCTGGTCAAGTCCGGCAAGATCAAGCCGCTGGAAGAGCTGAACAAGATTGCCCTGGCCCTGCACCCGGGCGCGACCATCGTCGACACCGACCTGGACAACCATTTCAACGGCTATGAGTACGAAGTCGAGCTGCGTACTGCCGATGGCAAAGAATGGGACGTGGATCTGGATGCGGCAACCGGCAAGGTCCTGAGCAACAAGCAAGATCACTGA
- a CDS encoding methyl-accepting chemotaxis protein — MAGGTNEQFNRTDQVATAMNEMSATAQEVARHAADAARAADDADQSAQQGEKVMQSTIHSITQMRGEIANTATVIRRLEADSGRIGKVLEVIRGIAEQTNLLALNAAIEAARAGEAGRGFAVVADEVRNLAQRTAESIIEINQIIQSVQTGAVDAAHAIDSGQTRSDESVEQVTQAGAMLERITHAVEAIRDMNRQIATAAEEQTSVAEDISRNLTEITSIASTNLDNVQRTESASQNLHGLSGQLNDVTARLSV; from the coding sequence ATGGCCGGCGGTACCAACGAGCAGTTCAACCGCACCGATCAGGTGGCCACGGCGATGAACGAAATGTCCGCCACCGCCCAGGAAGTCGCCCGTCATGCGGCCGATGCAGCGCGTGCTGCCGACGATGCCGACCAGTCCGCCCAGCAGGGTGAAAAGGTCATGCAGAGCACCATCCACAGCATCACCCAGATGCGCGGCGAAATCGCCAACACCGCCACAGTGATCCGTCGTCTGGAAGCCGACAGCGGTCGCATCGGCAAGGTGCTGGAAGTGATTCGCGGGATCGCCGAGCAGACCAACCTGCTGGCGCTCAACGCCGCCATCGAAGCGGCCCGGGCCGGTGAAGCCGGGCGTGGTTTTGCGGTGGTGGCCGATGAGGTGCGTAACCTCGCGCAGCGTACGGCGGAGTCGATCATCGAGATCAACCAGATCATCCAGAGCGTGCAGACCGGCGCGGTGGATGCAGCCCACGCCATCGACAGCGGCCAGACCCGCAGCGATGAAAGCGTCGAGCAAGTGACCCAGGCCGGCGCCATGCTCGAGCGCATCACCCATGCGGTGGAAGCGATTCGCGACATGAACCGCCAGATCGCCACGGCGGCCGAAGAGCAAACGTCGGTGGCCGAAGACATCTCGCGCAACCTGACCGAGATCACGTCGATTGCCAGCACCAACCTCGACAACGTGCAGCGCACCGAAAGTGCCAGCCAGAACCTGCACGGCCTGTCCGGCCAACTGAACGACGTCACCGCTCGCCTGAGCGTCTGA